A window of Xenopus laevis strain J_2021 chromosome 1L, Xenopus_laevis_v10.1, whole genome shotgun sequence genomic DNA:
TATAAACTTTACAATAAGTCATAGTACTAAAATTtaggggatgcaccaaatccaggatttggtcgaatccttctgcccggccgaagcgaatctgaaatataatttgcatatgcaaagagagggaatttttttttgtcacaaaacaaggaagtaaaatttttttccctcttcccacccctgatttgcatatgcaaattaagatttggattcggccaaatctttctcgaaggatttggggtttcgcccgaatccaaaatagtggattcagtgcatccctactaaaatcTGCTTGACTGTATCAGTCGGTGGTATCCATGTACTTCCAAAAAACTATAATATGGAGTCATTCTAGTTGCATACTTTGCAGTTTGTGAATTCCTTTGCCTGGTTCATTATGCTTTCACACACGCCTGTATTCTAACATGTGCCATTTTAGCAAATGTAAGCAATTGCCTGATATAATATGTgaagttatattttatttgtattataaaaaaaaacaaaagtattaaCAAGCAAGCACAGGTTGAATGAAATAAATGTCCAAGTATATTGATAAGGTTATGGAAGCTGAGcacagaaatggatttcatgCAGAGTGAATATCCTGGAAACATGAAACAGGATTAAAttgtgtgttttaaaggggaacctgtcaccctaagaaataattccaaatcccttTCTATTATGTTAgctgggcaaaataaacatttcttacactttatatattatttaaatattgtttccttcagtcatggaattcacaattacagcaagaaggcaggagccattttgtggacactgtaataaaggcaagttgtgtatcaccacaAAATCGTGTGTATGTGCCAGGATGGGGGACCTAATACCCAGGTGCAAAGacatacacaattatagagtgtgaggagagaagggggaatgtgaggagtgcagtgacatctagaaagtgcagaatgaaaagtgaaaataattgcctgcTACCTGCAACCATGTTGTTCTTTGTGCATATGAGCTGGGCTTTCAGCCATGCAGAGAACTTAGATTCTGCAAGATGACAGTTTGAACTTAAAAAGGGAtcaatcacaaaaatgaaaaacgataataagcttcatcatagtgaaataagaatctttctaaatataaccaattaaaaatgctgtaccattTCTGATTGACAGATCTAATATAGCTTTTAGGTGGGGCTccattttctagcagatgtattagagctcactcaaataactaattcaggcacaaacaaaataaatgactttggcacaaatgttaaaggagaaggaaagctaccgaggcattttattgccaatagattagctgcaatagcacaagctagaatgctatatttattctgtagaatgttttaccatacctgagtaaaaagctctagaaactctctgtttgtttagtataggagctgcagtattaacgtggtgtgacatcacttcctgcatgagtctctccctgctctgggctcagattacagtagagaagggagggggtgggggaagagaagcaaactgagcatgctcttgcccagggcaatgcgttttaaactgaaggcaggaagtctgatacagaagcccatgtgtacacaatagaaggaaagaaatgcagtgtttcttttgacaggggactcagagcagcactactttgggcgtttactggtatatttagatggacctttctgataaggcttacttagttttaacctttccttctcctttaaaggcagagaGCAGGATTTTAAGAGTTGGTGGTCTTAAaaaggtgagctctaatacacatcctctaggtaaaaggagccccccccccaatgcTGTATTAAACCTAACTGTCAGTCAAATCTGACTCCTGCATAAAAAGCGACAGATGCCGAGAGGGAActagtgaagagtaacttaattatttcagaaatggtacagtatttttctttaaaggtaaTGTACAGGTAAAGAaattgtacagtatttttaatctattatattttgaaaacgtatttcagtatgatgacgtTTATATTTTAGTGATAGTTCCCCTGTAAATATCTCCTTTGCCTAAATATATTAAAGCTGCGGAGGaacattttttatagaaatgcaatacattttatttgtagtcATAAATTGCATTCATTTACATGATTGGTGTTGATGAccctcaaaatattttattttgcaaatttaaGTATATCCAGAAAACAAATCAAATACTAACTTTTCTGAATGTATAAaatgcagtagaaacacacaaaaatgaaaggaaaagaaaagctaCAAACCAAAATCATCAAATACTGACTCAGAAAAATGCTCGCTAACCTtattttacacaaagaaaagagCACAAAGACAGTAAACCTGAAGGCATACCGAAAAGTGATCTTCCTGTTACTCACTGACAATTAGCATTGTATCCCTGCTGTGAATAAATCTGAAAGCAGTGGTATACATGCACTACTTTTTTTAATCGTCTGCAGCAACCTTaagagtggatttttttttttaattctttgccacAATACAATTAAATAGATTTCAGCTATAGTTGGATGCTGAAGAACAAACAGacataacatttgttttaggtaATAAATGTGTAATGTTGCAGTGGCCCTTTGTATCCTGTGCACCAATCTTTATTTTATAGATGAACTTTCCTAATATGCATTTGttatagggattctgtcacgggaaaatgtatttttacaatgcatatgttaatagtgctgctccagcagaattctgcattgaaatccattttttaaaagaacaaacatttttttttatatttaattttgaaatttgacatggggctagacttattgtcagtttcccaggtgctccaaGTCATATGAGATGTGCTCTAaaagacttcagtcactctttcagCTGTGCTATAAGTTAGTGGTAGATATAAGGATAGCACTCAACGTTAAAACACCAAAGTCCAGCTCACCCAAGTGATTAAGTTACATtgcataggagaaacaatagcttatctgaaagcagttgcattgtgaagtgctggctctttctgaaagcacaagatcagacacaatgacctgagatggctgcctatacaccaccATTAAAACtagaaaacatacatttattagttcaagaataacattttaaatggttgaATTAATTATTTACAATACAGACAGTGCAATTTAGTAACCTATggtaaactacaccataaaaatcatgacagaatcccttgtaTTTTTCATCCCATCACACTGGAAAAAACAATGACAGATTTTTGAGTGGCAATTACCATACTACTGATACACTTTTCTGATAAACAGCCTCTACTGAGTGACAAGTAAGCAATTATGTAGAGGAGGCAGAATAGTGGGAGATAGCATTCAAGATGTGTATGAATGAATTAATCATGTGTgttgctttgttaaaaaaaatgtcttaacaTGGTATTGGAATAATATGCTATATTTTCCATTTATAGCAAAGGAATCAACAATTATAGTGCAGATATCCTATATTGATCTGACTGAGAGGTCTGTTGTGCTTTTTGCTGcgcataaaatacaataaataaaatagattaataaacacactataaacaaaaacattgcattttgttCCATATTTGCTGTATGAAATTGCATTGATATAGGATATACGATATGAGAATCTTATCTGAACAAGAGATCCACTGCAGTTTAATGCCCTTTTAAATGAAACAGGAACAAATattttactattcctttaaggctctATTCAGACACCACTTCACTcacaaattgtaaaaatatacaaatcatgttacttttaataaataactttccGCTGTGGAGGGAGAAAACAAGACACtaattctataaaaatgtatatacaagcAACTTATTTAAttgcaacaaaataaaaagacagggGCTAAAGACATGCCAATTGCCTTTACACATTACCCACATTCTGGGCAACGGCTATGATTAGCCGCTACTGTGCCGAACATTACACCGTTTTTATGCTCAATGTACTATATGCCAGCAAGTAAACCTTCATTCATGTGTAATATGCTGactctttatttaattttcatttattttcccaaTAAAAGAATACAGTTCTAAAATGCCAGAAAGAATACTAAAGCACACCATTTGAGGCTTTATTGCAAAGTGGTTTTAAATCAAAATGACTTTTGTTTGCGATCCAATATATGGAGCAAGTGTAAGACAAAAATCTGATCTTATGAGAGATAATTGCTTGAACTAGTCATTCTGTAGGTACAGATGGTTGAGGACATCTGTTGGTGAAGGTAGTGTACTGCTATTGCTGGCCGATGTATGACACTGTGTATAGTGATCTGAGCATTCAACCTTTAATCTCTAGACAAAGTGTTTTACTATAATGCACATAAttgaattcaaccctttaacGGTGACATTTGAGAGACAAGTACATTTTACTCCTGCAAAGTAATATTCATTTTGTAACGGAACCTCATATTTTTCAAGGACTGCATACCTTTTATTTTGatgtaaacaattaaaaatatatttttttaaattatagtatTCATTGCAATAAGGGATAATTTGTTTAAACATAGTGTCCTAGGATTTGAAAACTGACCctcatcattaaaataaaatatggttcTCTCTTTTTTTGTCATCAAGAAGAGCTGTACTTACTTAAAGAGCACCACTAACTCCTTCCTTTGGGCTGATGAGATGTTGAGAGTTATATGCTCTCTTGTATTAGTATACTCCATACAGCTTTATTAAGCTTATGCAGCTCGGCATCAAATTATTAACACCACTGTTACATTCCTACAGGGAATATCGAGCTTCTCCTCATGATTGAAGATTTCAAGAACATAGACCGTTTGGATTTTATAAAGGTTGGATGGAGCTGGAAGGATGGTATAcatggtcagcaaattctttcctCTTTTCTTCACAGTTTGCACTGCAGATGACAGAAGTGTTGCAATCAGATGGGAAGAAGCTCAGGAGGACTTTCCCCATAACAGTGCTTGGCAACAGGATTGCGGTAGGTATTCTCATGCTGAACACTCTGaacagaaacagaagaaaaaaagagatttcATAACTTAGGAGACTTATGCAGCTGATTCGGTAGTATAAAGAAAAATTATGACAGACGCACCTGTGACGAAGTCCTGCACTTGGCCAAACACAACTCAAAATGATCTTCAACTGCTTGGAACAAATTCTGAAAAGCCACTGCTGCTCTGTTTAGAAAACGTTCCAGTAGAAGTTGCTAGAAGATAAAAAAGCCGCACATGGCAAATTTAAcaaggaaaaaaaagtgaaaatgtgaaGAAACATAATAGAAAATGCACTATGCATTATGATTTAACTTTAGTGGTGTTTTCTTTATGCAACACTTGATTTATTGTACTCATTATGCTAAACACAAATAGTGAAATGTGAAAAATAGTAACGTCTTAAGTTCTTCGCTTAcacttatttctttttaatttgcatattaatagtGATTATCAGCCTACTGCCAGCCTGTCCATAGATGTGCGACATTTTCTATCTGCTCctatcattttaaaggaacagtaacaccaaaaaaagtgtttaagagtaatgaaaatataatgtactgtgttGTCCAGCACTGGTAATACAGGTGAGTTGTACTACtataaagactactatagtttatttaaacaagctgccatttaaagcacaggttacatagcagataccagatgcactctgtagaatcccattgtattctattacagggcttatctgttatcttctaactaacctgtgccttttctcctttttagccTGAacggctgcctccatggctacatagtagcctatttacataaactatagttgtctttctaaagaaaaaacataacttttaccagtgcatagcaactgtacattatattttaattactttacaacttttttttttattatttggtgttTCTCTTCCTTTAAAGACAAGTttagaacacaagtcacatgacttggggcagctggggaactgGCAATATATCTAGCTCctatcattttaaaggaacagtaacaccaaaaaaagtgtttaagcCTCTGCTTCATATTATAAATCCATATTTGCAGATTATGATTAGCATGTGATTTTGAATATTTATGGgtaaccaaaatgttttttttttttaattagtactATTCAGTTTCATAACAGGAGGCAAGAGTGACTTGCGTATTGTGCCACACAAACATGAAGTTGCAAATGTTACTTATGAAATGAAGCAGCTACACACCTTATTAGGCTGCAAGCAGCAGGATACACAAAACTCATACAAACTGCAGCACCCATTGGGCAGGCACGTTTCACAGCTGTACAGTTTAGTACTGGCCACATTTATGTTGCAGCATCCATTTGCTAAGAGCTCTTTACGCTCACAAATGTAACCTGAAAAGACACAAAACAGTCAATATGTAAATATTTGGAAATATAACAAAACATGTTAAAATTACTTCTACACttcttatattattttatactgtGCAGACCATCTAAACGACAAATACATTAAATTCAAGTTTACAATAGCCAGAATTAAATGAGTAGGCGCTGTATATTTTGAAATCCCTTTTTGGtacatttagtgggttatttacttatatatatatatatatatatatgtatgtatatacatacatatatttacgAGAAGTTAAAGTCATGGgaccttattttctttttatttaccaGCCATATATTTGAAACTGCTCTTCttattgcaaaataattaaaatgtctaCCCAAATGTTATTATAAAACCTGCAACACTGGGCTACTCCATAGGGAAATAGAAAATCGAACTTTAACCACGTTTAATTTATTATTACCCATATCATCTGCGATGAGCAATTTGCCTTGCACAGAGTTCCGGCACTGGTTACTTATGTGGCTGCTGTTTCCCAAATTGAACTGGATTCTCCATTGTATGTTCTGATCTTGATCCCCTGCCTGCAGAAGGGTTCTGTCTCTCACAGTTCTTTCTTCCTGAATAAAGAAAGTTAacaatataaggatataaatagTAAAGGCTTCTACACACCGGAACTTTCACATGCCACTAGAGGGGAAAGCACAAGTAACCTAAGCCATTTACTTCTATTCGGTTTGCCATTGCACGGAACTGAATGGAGAAACACAGGCGAGATACGGCATACTGTGTTTTGCAATCTGTAATATTCTATACTAGTTTTAT
This region includes:
- the spring1.L gene encoding SREBP regulating gene protein-like encodes the protein MDLFVSMIWRKILRKRWVLGVVFGLSLIYFLSSSFKQEERTVRDRTLLQAGDQDQNIQWRIQFNLGNSSHISNQCRNSVQGKLLIADDMGYICERKELLANGCCNINVASTKLYSCETCLPNGCCSLYEFCVSCCLQPNKQLLLERFLNRAAVAFQNLFQAVEDHFELCLAKCRTSSQSVQHENTYRNPVAKHCYGESPPELLPI